In the Vitis vinifera cultivar Pinot Noir 40024 chromosome 2, ASM3070453v1 genome, one interval contains:
- the LOC100264257 gene encoding uncharacterized protein LOC100264257 produces the protein MEREKALTLKAVAEEKYKQSKLKSALKYARKALRLSPDLDGVSEMITAFKILRVGGKRSGAGDSPDWYKILQVEPFSHINSIKKQYKKLALVLHPDKNPFVASEEAFKLIGEAFRCLSDKIRRKEYDLKLRIAMQSAAAGDGGGGATETFWTACSTCRLLHQFERKYIGQNLMCPSCKKSFLALEVENQNNEVLASKESGSRVGRLRNVRSVRKMMSSDVETTAGKSKNADLNTENVRKPRTVGSKRKMSSVNEVLERSKVRREMTLAEMQMEAKRKAQEEKKKEKLKEEQEKEKKKRNEVKEKEKEKEKEVQDKVKESRSRTKSGGGLEIQKRRASKGDGLELERRGAWKSGDFEIMTVEDSDFYDFDKDRVERSFKKGQVWAIYDDDDGMPRHYGLIDEVVSVNPFQMKMSWLDLQDNGDEGLIFWEKLGFHVSCGRFKVAKKTLINSVNFFSHVVDCERAAREVYRIYPKKGSVWALYNQEALGTEERNSGSNKRCYDIVVFLTSYSEMYGLSMAYLEKVEGFKTVFKRQEIGCRAIRWLEKDDIRMFSHQIPARKLCEEESLDPSKDYWELDPASLPSDLLTIGWQSKQLGKRLPMP, from the exons ATGGAGCGAGAAAAAGCCCTAACGCTTAAAGCTGTGGCAGAGGAAAAGTACAAGCAATCGAAACTCAAGTCCGCGCTAAAATACGCTAGGAAGGCGCTGCGCCTCTCTCCTGACCTCGACGGTGTCTCCGAGATGATCACCGCCTTCAAGATCCTCAGAGTGGGCGGGAAGCGCTCCGGCGCCGGCGACTCTCCGGACTGGTACAAGATCCTCCAGGTCGAGCCCTTCTCTCATATCAACTCTATCAAGAAGCAGTACAAGAAGCTTGCCCTTGTTTTGCACCCCGACAAGAACCCCTTTGTTGCCTCCGAGGAGGCCTTCAAACTCATTGGCGAAGCCTTTCGATGCCTCTCTGATAAGATTCGCCGGAAGGAGTATGACCTTAAGCTTCGCATCGCGATGCAGTCCGCTGCCGCCGGAGATGGCGGTGGTGGTGCGACGGAGACGTTTTGGACGGCGTGTTCGACGTGCAGGTTGTTGCATCAGTTCGAGAGGAAGTACATTGGGCAGAATTTAATGTGCCCTAGCTGTAAGAAGAGCTTCTTGGCTTTGGAGGTGGAGAACCAAAACAACGAGGTTTTGGCGAGTAAGGAGAGCGGGAGCAGGGTTGGGAGGTTGAGAAATGTGCGTTCTGTTCGGAAAATGATGAGCAGTGATGTTGAAACGACCGCTGGTAAATCTAAAAACGCGGATTTGAATACAGAAAATGTTCGGAAGCCAAGAACTGTGGGTTCAAAGAGGAAAATGAGCAGTGTTAATGAGGTTTTGGAGAGGTCGAAGGTAAGGAGAGAAATGACTTTGGCGGAAATGCAAATGGAAGCCAAACGAAAGGCGcaggaggagaagaagaaggagaagttAAAGGAGgaacaagagaaagagaagaaaaagaggaatgaggtgaaagagaaagagaaagagaaagagaaggaggTGCAGGACAAAGTGAAAGAGAGCCGCAGCAGGACCAAAAGTGGTGGGGGTTTAGAAATTCAGAAACGCAGGGCTTCAAAGGGTGACGGTTTAGAACTTGAGAGGCGAGGGGCGTGGAAGAGTGGGGATTTTGAAATAATGACAGTAGAAGATTCGgatttttatgattttgataaagatAGAGTGGAGAGGAGTTTCAAGAAAGGGCAAGTCTGGGCAatttatgatgatgatgatggaatGCCAAGGCATTATGGTTTAATTGATGAAGTTGTGTCAGTAAATCCTTTTCAGATGAAGATGAGTTGGTTGGATCTTCAGGACAATGGAGATGAGGGGTTGATTTTTTGGGAGAAATTGGGGTTTCATGTATCTTGTGGGAGGTTTAAGGTTGCTAAGAAGACTCTTATAAATTCTGTGAATTTCTTTTCTCATGTTGTGGATTGTGAAAGGGCAGCCCGGGAAGTTTATAGAATTTATCCGAAAAAGGGGTCTGTGTGGGCACTTTATAATCAAGAGGCTTTGGGTACAGAAGAAAGAAACTCGGGTAGCAACAAACGATGCTATGACATAGTTGTGTTTTTAACGAGTTACAGTGAGATGTATGGCTTAAGCATGGCATATCTTGAGAAGGTTGAGGGGTTTAAGACGGTATTTAAGAGACAGGAGATTGGGTGTCGTGCTATTAGATGGCTTGAGAAGGATGATATTCGGATGTTTTCGCATCAGATTCCTGCGAGGAAGCTTTGTGAGGAGGAATCCTTAGATCCTTCAAAAGACTATTGGGAACTTGATCCTGCTTCGCTACCTTCGGATTTGCTTACTATTGGATGGCAGAG CAAGCAACTTGGGAAGAGACTACCGATGCCATGA
- the LOC132254750 gene encoding uncharacterized protein LOC132254750: protein MTEMSLGVGRFLEWGALDARGAVGGVVVFWDNRVLELMGMEVGIFSISCRFKNVEDGFRWTVSGVYGPTLRRYRELFWEELGAICGLWNDPWCVGGDFNMIKFSNERRRGGRVSSSMRRFSEVIDDLELRDLPLQGGPFTWSGGLNSQTMSRIDRFLVTEDSEGYFNEVVQSTLPRPVSDHFPILLDGGGVRRGPIPFRFENMWLKEEEKLKALKVILKSWNKDVFGKVGVNKRLALDKVDFWDNQEKRRILSMEELEARKEAKGDFEKWVLMEAKIKRSVRSRKLGGGRRGGGGGGGRIDGEEAARLEEAFTEEEVFSALSDVNGDKAPGPDRLSLSFWQFSWDFVKEEVMGFLKEFHEYGRFVRSLNSTFLVLIPKKAGAEDLRDFRPISLVGGLYKMLAKVLANRLKKVVGKVVFSAQNAFVEGRQILDAALIANEAIDSMLKRNESGVFCIWI, encoded by the exons ATGACTGAGATGTCTTTAGGGGTGGGGAGATTTTTGGAGTGGGGAGCTTTGGATGCCAGGGGTGCAGTTGGAGGGGTGGTAGTATTCTGGGATAATAGGGTGTTAGAGCTGATGGGAATGGAAGTGggtattttttccatttcttgtcGTTTTAAGAATGTTGAAGATGGATTCAGATGGACTGTCTCAGGAGTGTATGGTCCTACGTTGAGAAGATACAGAGAATTATTTTGGGAAGAATTAGGGGCCATCTGTGGGCTTTGGAATGATCCATGGTGTGTTGGAGGAGATTTTAATATGATCAAGTTTTCGAATGAGCGCAGAAGAGGAGGCAGAGTGTCTTCTTCAATGAGAAGATTCTCGGAGGTGATTGATGATCTGGAGTTGAGGGACCTCCCTCTTCAGGGGGGCCCGTTTACCTGGAGTGGAGGGTTGAACAGTCAAACCATGTCAAGAATTGATCGTTTTTTGGTGACGGAGGACTCGGAGGGCTACTTTAATGAGGTGGTGCAGAGTACTCTTCCTAGGCCAGTGTCGGATCATTTTCCCATCCTATTGGATGGGGGAGGGGTGAGGAGGGGGCCTATCCCCTTtcggtttgaaaatatgtggcttaaggaggAGG AGAAATTGAAGGCCTTGAAGGTCATCTTAAAATCTTGGAACAAGGATGTTTTTGGGAAGGTGGGAGTGAATAAGAGACTGGCCTTGGACAAAGTGGATTTCTGGGATAATCAGGAGAAGAGGCGTATATTATCTATGGAGGAGTTGGAAGCTAGAAAGGAAGCAAAAggggattttgaaaaatgggtTCTCATGGAggcaaaaatcaagagaagtgtg AGGAGCAGGAAATTAGGGGGAGGgaggagagggggggggggggggggggggaggatTGATGGTGAGGAGGCAGCTAGGTTGGAGGAGGCCTTTACAGAGGAAGAGGTCTTCTCTGCCCTCTCAGATGTGAATGGGGACAAGGCTCCTGGTCCAGACAGGTTATCTCTCAGCTTTTGGCAATTTAGTTGGGATTTTGTAAAAGAAGAGGTTATGGGCTTTTTGAAGGAATTCCATGAGTATGGCAGATTCGTAAGGAGTCTAAACTCGACTTTCCTGGTCCTTATCCCTAAAAAGGCGGGTGCGGAGGATCTTAGGGATTTTAGACCGATAAGTTTGGTAGGGGGGTTGTATAAAATGTTGGCAAAAGTGTTAGCTAATAGGCTTAAGAAGGTCGTGGGAAAGGTGGTGTTTTCAGCGCAAAATGCATTCGTTGAAGGAAGACAGATTCTTGATGCTGCCCTAATTGCCAATGAGGCAATAGACTCGATGttgaaaagaaatgagagcGGGGTGTTTTGCATCTGGATATAG